The nucleotide sequence CCCTTCGCAAGACGGATTGCGGGCTGCGCGTGCGTCGGGAGACGCCCACGGACGGCTCGGGGCCGTCGCGTGTGATCATCACGCACAAAGGCCCCCGGCTGCCCGGCCCCCTCAAGCAGCGCGTCGAGACGGAGCTTCGCGCGGAGGACGCGGAGGCGTCGGTCGCCCTGCTGACGGCGCTGGGTTTCGTCGAAACGGTGCGCTTCGACAAGCGGCGTCAGAGCTGGCGGCTCGAGGGCTGTTCGATCGAACTGGACGAACTACCGAGGATCGGATCGTTCATCGAGATCGAAGGTCCGGACGAGGCGACGGTGATGAGCGTGCGCGAGAAGCTCGGACTCAGCGACGAGCCCATGATCCGCGAAAGTTATGCGGCGATGGTGCACGCGTATCTGAACGAGCAGCCGGCGGGGAGTCGCACACTTACTTTTTAATTCCGCAGGTTTGGGCGACGAATTTCTTGAAGCGGTCGAAGAGGTCGATGGCGATGGGGCCGGGTTTGCCGGAGCGGACGGGGACATGGTCGAGTTCGATGACGGAGGCGACTTCGCTGGTGGTGCCGACGGCGATGATTTCATCGGCGCGGCGCATGCGGTCGGCGTGGAAGTATTCTTCGCTGACGGTGTAGCCGGCGTCGCGGGCGAGGTCCAGGACGATGCGGCGGGTGATGGAGTCGAGGATGCGTCCGTCGAGGGGATGGGTCAGAAGGTGACGGCCTTCGGTGATGATGACGCCGCGGGCGGAGGCCTCGGTGACGATGCCGTCGGATCGGATCAGGATGGCTTCATCGCAACCGTCATCGACGGCGGCCTGCGTG is from Planctomycetota bacterium and encodes:
- the cyaB gene encoding class IV adenylate cyclase; the encoded protein is MPLRLVQPSHIDSTSGMPLRMFTPHHCYVKLASRAQHGFCGVGPDSVVLRSRDVGSTRGCKCGRRHDTRPQGWMPTVASLLRSHADMGMEIEAKMRLTDRLGMIGRIRQAGGTLAEERLECNIFMDTPGAALRKTDCGLRVRRETPTDGSGPSRVIITHKGPRLPGPLKQRVETELRAEDAEASVALLTALGFVETVRFDKRRQSWRLEGCSIELDELPRIGSFIEIEGPDEATVMSVREKLGLSDEPMIRESYAAMVHAYLNEQPAGSRTLTF